The Enterobacter huaxiensis sequence AACTTCTGACGGTCCAGGTCGGAACCCGTCGAACGGTTATTTACCAGCTTCAGCAGTTTGCTTTCATCTGCCAGCGACAGCAGCTCATCGTAGAGCTCCTGCTGAGTGAAAATACCTTCGTTCGCCAGACGTTCCGGGCTGAGGTAGAGGTAGCAGAGAATTTTACCCACCATCATATCCAGCTCCGAGAGTACGGAACGCGGGATGAGCGTGGTGGAACGCGGACGCAGGTAGAAAAACCCTTCCGGGGCACGAATAAGCTCAACGTTATAGCGCGCGTAGAACTCTTCCAGGTACTCCTGGAAGTCCATCAAAAAGGCGTGATTATCCAGCTCGTCAAGGCCAATGTGACGACCGGCA is a genomic window containing:
- the mukE gene encoding chromosome partition protein MukE, with translation MSLTNIEQVMPLKLAQALANPLFPALDSQLRAGRHIGLDELDNHAFLMDFQEYLEEFYARYNVELIRAPEGFFYLRPRSTTLIPRSVLSELDMMVGKILCYLYLSPERLANEGIFTQQELYDELLSLADESKLLKLVNNRSTGSDLDRQKLQEKVRSSLTRLRRLGMVWFMGHDSSKFRITESVFRFGADVRAGDDAREAQLRMIRDGEAMPVENHLLLNDEHDENQPDSGEEE